The following proteins come from a genomic window of Pseudomonas putida:
- a CDS encoding SH3 domain-containing protein, with product MRKKFVASLLAVAIATTTACAQLGISKEQAGTVIGGLAGVAIGSTMGSGNGKIAAALIAGGIGAYVGNRIGHMLDEKDQQALALRTQEVLSQSATASAQPVTWKSDHSGATAQITPGKEYTQTKKVEVKRAPKIQAVPSMKLINEPYVTISDNLNVRAAPNTTGEKVGSLKSHTEFTAVGSTGDWILVGRKGVTVGYVHKNYVEPKAQAIAKRAAPAVNLDDLDVAANKETQGFDLDSIQSLPTETVAAEAACRPVTVSLKSQSGQTEQEQNTFCKQANGTWELI from the coding sequence TTGCGTAAGAAATTCGTCGCGTCCCTGTTGGCGGTCGCCATCGCTACGACAACAGCCTGTGCACAGCTCGGGATCAGCAAAGAGCAAGCGGGCACCGTCATCGGTGGCCTGGCCGGTGTAGCCATCGGTTCGACCATGGGCAGCGGCAACGGCAAGATTGCTGCGGCACTGATCGCTGGCGGTATTGGTGCCTATGTCGGTAATCGCATCGGCCACATGCTCGATGAGAAGGACCAGCAGGCGCTGGCGCTACGCACCCAGGAAGTGCTGAGCCAGTCGGCCACCGCCAGCGCTCAGCCGGTGACCTGGAAGTCCGATCACTCCGGTGCCACTGCGCAGATCACCCCAGGCAAGGAATACACCCAGACCAAGAAGGTCGAGGTGAAACGTGCGCCGAAGATCCAGGCGGTGCCCTCGATGAAGCTGATCAACGAACCCTACGTCACCATCAGCGACAACCTGAATGTGCGCGCCGCACCCAACACGACTGGCGAAAAAGTCGGCAGCCTGAAGAGCCACACCGAATTCACCGCAGTGGGTTCGACCGGTGACTGGATCCTGGTTGGACGCAAGGGTGTGACAGTCGGTTACGTACACAAGAACTACGTCGAGCCCAAGGCTCAAGCCATTGCCAAGCGCGCGGCCCCAGCCGTCAACCTGGACGATCTGGACGTCGCCGCGAACAAGGAAACCCAAGGCTTCGACCTTGATTCCATCCAGTCGCTCCCGACCGAGACGGTTGCCGCCGAGGCCGCTTGCCGCCCGGTCACCGTCAGCCTGAAGTCGCAAAGCGGCCAGACCGAGCAGGAGCAGAACACCTTCTGCAAACAAGCCAACGGCACCTGGGAACTGATCTGA
- a CDS encoding ArsR/SmtB family transcription factor — translation MAINETPVIMTPMRAYKHPTPEDLILERLLYALSDPVRMEIVRHLAGVAEASCGELDGGRPKSSMSHHFRVLRDAGLVQTRNVGTTHMNSLRSEMLDARFPGLLECILRQR, via the coding sequence ATGGCAATTAATGAAACCCCCGTTATCATGACGCCCATGCGAGCCTACAAACATCCCACCCCTGAAGACCTGATCCTCGAGCGCCTGCTGTATGCGCTGAGCGACCCTGTACGCATGGAAATCGTGCGCCACCTGGCGGGCGTGGCGGAGGCCAGCTGCGGCGAGCTGGACGGCGGCCGGCCGAAGTCCAGCATGTCCCATCATTTTCGCGTGTTGCGCGATGCGGGGCTGGTGCAAACGCGCAATGTGGGCACTACCCATATGAACTCACTGCGCAGCGAAATGCTCGATGCACGCTTCCCCGGTTTGCTGGAGTGCATTTTGCGTCAGCGGTGA
- the mqo gene encoding malate dehydrogenase (quinone) — MFKKAGKTLLGLAVAASFMQAHAAETKKVDVLLVGGGIMSSTLAVWLHELEPSWSMEMVERLDGVAEESSNGWNNAGTGHSALAELNYTPEDKDGNVNITKAIEINEAFQISRQFWSWQVRQGVLKNPHSFINTTPHMSFVWGDDNIKFLKKRYDALQASPLFRSMQYSEDHAQIAKWVPLMMEGRDPNQKLAVTWTPLGTDVNFGEITRQFVGHLKTQDNFTLKLSSEVQDITRNEDGSWHVEYKNLKDGTESATDAKFLFIGAGGGALKLLQKSGIPEAKEYAGFPVGGSFLVTENPTIAMQHMAKAYGIASTGAPPMSVPHLDTRVLDGKRVILFGPFATFSTKFLKNGSYLDLLSSTTMHNVWPMTKVGIEQYPLVEYLAGQLMLSDDDRFEALRTYFPNAKKEDWKLWQAGQRVQIIKRDADKGGVLKLGTEVVASQDRTIAGLLGASPGASTAAPIMLNVLETVFKDKVATPQWQAKIKEIVPSYGTKLNDSAAATQKEWNYTAEVLQLEKPPVIDQSVGTGTGASQPVESKPENDMAL; from the coding sequence ATGTTCAAGAAAGCTGGCAAGACCTTGCTGGGTCTGGCTGTCGCTGCGAGCTTCATGCAAGCGCACGCCGCAGAAACCAAGAAAGTCGATGTGCTGCTGGTCGGCGGCGGCATCATGAGCTCCACCCTGGCCGTGTGGCTGCACGAGCTGGAGCCAAGCTGGTCGATGGAGATGGTCGAGCGCCTGGATGGCGTCGCCGAAGAAAGCTCCAACGGCTGGAACAACGCCGGCACCGGCCACTCCGCGCTGGCTGAGCTGAACTACACCCCGGAAGATAAAGACGGCAACGTCAACATCACCAAGGCCATCGAAATCAACGAAGCCTTCCAGATCTCCCGCCAGTTCTGGTCGTGGCAGGTCCGTCAGGGCGTGCTGAAGAACCCGCATTCGTTCATCAACACCACTCCGCACATGAGCTTCGTGTGGGGCGATGACAACATCAAGTTCCTCAAGAAGCGTTATGACGCGCTGCAGGCAAGCCCGCTGTTCCGCTCGATGCAGTACTCCGAGGACCACGCGCAGATCGCCAAGTGGGTCCCGCTGATGATGGAAGGCCGCGACCCGAACCAGAAGCTGGCGGTGACCTGGACGCCACTGGGTACCGACGTGAACTTCGGCGAGATCACCCGCCAGTTCGTCGGCCACCTGAAGACCCAGGATAACTTCACCCTGAAGCTGTCCAGCGAAGTTCAGGACATCACCCGCAACGAGGACGGCTCCTGGCACGTCGAGTACAAGAACCTGAAGGACGGGACCGAGTCGGCCACCGACGCCAAGTTCCTGTTCATCGGTGCCGGCGGCGGCGCGCTGAAGCTGCTGCAGAAGTCGGGCATTCCTGAAGCCAAGGAATACGCAGGCTTCCCGGTTGGCGGTTCGTTCCTGGTGACAGAGAACCCGACCATCGCCATGCAGCACATGGCCAAGGCCTATGGCATCGCCTCGACCGGCGCGCCACCCATGTCGGTACCGCACCTGGACACCCGAGTGCTGGACGGCAAGCGCGTGATCCTGTTCGGGCCATTCGCCACCTTCTCGACCAAGTTCCTGAAGAACGGTTCGTACCTGGACCTGCTCAGCAGCACCACCATGCACAACGTGTGGCCAATGACCAAGGTCGGCATCGAGCAGTACCCGCTGGTCGAGTACCTTGCTGGCCAGCTGATGCTGTCGGACGACGACCGCTTCGAAGCGCTGCGCACCTACTTCCCGAACGCCAAGAAGGAAGACTGGAAGCTGTGGCAGGCCGGTCAGCGCGTGCAGATCATCAAGCGTGACGCAGACAAGGGCGGCGTGCTGAAGCTGGGTACCGAAGTGGTGGCCTCGCAAGACCGCACCATCGCCGGCCTGCTGGGCGCATCGCCAGGTGCCTCGACCGCCGCGCCGATCATGCTGAACGTGCTGGAAACCGTGTTCAAAGACAAGGTCGCCACCCCGCAATGGCAAGCCAAGATCAAAGAGATCGTGCCGAGCTACGGCACCAAGCTCAACGATTCGGCAGCGGCCACGCAGAAAGAGTGGAACTACACCGCTGAAGTCCTGCAGCTGGAGAAGCCGCCGGTCATCGACCAGAGCGTCGGTACCGGCACGGGTGCTAGCCAGCCGGTTGAAAGCAAGCCAGAGAACGACATGGCGCTGTAA
- the xenA gene encoding xenobiotic reductase XenA — protein sequence MSALFEPYTLKDVTLRNRIAIPPMCQYMAEDGMINDWHQVHYAGLARGGAGLLVVEATAVAPQGRITPGCAGIWSDAHAQAFVPVVQAIKAAGSVPGIQIAHAGRKASANRPWEGDDHIAADDARGWDTIAPSAIAFGANLPKVPREMTLDDIARVKQDFVDAARRARDAGFEWIELHFAHGYLGQSFFSEHSNQRTDAYGGSFENRSRFLLETLAAVREVWPENLPLTARFGVLEYDGRDEQTLEESIELARMFKAGGLDLLSVSVGFTIPDTNIPWGPAFMGPIAERVRREAGLPVTSAWGFGTPQLAEGALKANQLDLVSVGRAHLADPHWAYFAAKELGVDKASWTLPAPYAHWLERYR from the coding sequence ATGTCCGCACTGTTCGAACCCTATACCCTCAAAGACGTCACCTTGCGCAACCGCATCGCCATTCCGCCGATGTGCCAGTACATGGCCGAGGACGGCATGATCAACGATTGGCACCAGGTGCATTACGCCGGCCTGGCCCGTGGTGGCGCCGGCCTGTTGGTGGTCGAAGCCACTGCGGTTGCGCCGCAAGGGCGTATCACCCCCGGTTGCGCCGGTATCTGGAGCGACGCCCATGCCCAGGCGTTTGTGCCGGTGGTGCAGGCGATCAAGGCTGCAGGCTCGGTGCCGGGCATCCAGATCGCCCACGCGGGGCGCAAGGCCAGTGCCAACCGCCCGTGGGAAGGTGACGACCATATCGCCGCGGATGACGCGCGAGGCTGGGACACCATCGCCCCGTCGGCCATCGCCTTCGGCGCCAACTTGCCGAAAGTGCCGCGTGAAATGACCCTGGACGATATTGCCCGGGTCAAGCAGGACTTCGTCGATGCCGCACGTCGAGCGCGTGATGCGGGCTTTGAATGGATCGAATTGCACTTCGCTCACGGGTACCTGGGGCAGAGCTTCTTCTCCGAGCACTCCAATCAGCGCACTGATGCCTACGGCGGCAGCTTCGAGAACCGCAGCCGCTTCCTGCTGGAAACCCTGGCAGCCGTGCGCGAGGTGTGGCCGGAAAACCTGCCGTTGACCGCCCGCTTTGGCGTGCTGGAATACGACGGCCGTGATGAGCAGACGCTGGAAGAGTCCATCGAGTTGGCCCGCATGTTCAAGGCGGGTGGCCTGGACCTGCTCAGTGTCAGCGTCGGCTTCACCATCCCGGACACCAACATTCCATGGGGCCCTGCCTTCATGGGGCCGATCGCTGAGCGTGTGCGTCGTGAGGCGGGTTTGCCAGTGACCTCGGCGTGGGGCTTCGGTACGCCGCAGTTGGCGGAAGGGGCGTTGAAGGCCAATCAGCTCGACCTGGTGTCGGTAGGGCGTGCGCACCTGGCCGACCCGCACTGGGCGTATTTTGCGGCCAAGGAACTGGGCGTCGATAAAGCCTCGTGGACTTTGCCTGCGCCTTACGCGCACTGGCTTGAGCGTTATCGCTGA